Proteins found in one Planctomycetes bacterium MalM25 genomic segment:
- a CDS encoding AIPR protein produces the protein MDSQVEVSVDFVGASALLSLARKLPQASYALDCAEILTTSDSEGFVCLVPIESYCRFIRTEDGRQRSQLFEANVRDYQGRTVVNDEIQDTLTKGEGDDFWWLNNGVTIIASKAVQRSKTLDVETPQIVNGLQTSSELLQYVSRGIRTGDSRKVLVRVIVTEDEAARDRIIRATNSQTQVQQASLRATEKIQRDIEAFFRSKQLYYDRRKNFYKNSGKPRNRIVGIPQLAQAVMAIALYAPNTARARPSSLLKRDETYLQVFNPKYPIQMYHACAIVVRKVDERLRGDRWSMSSRERNNLKFYVAYYVVARKLRQKNPKASALAKLDPSSITAKAIDDAVKVVKKEYVALGGTDDVAKGSGLITAVRGLL, from the coding sequence ATGGACTCTCAGGTAGAGGTGTCAGTTGACTTTGTGGGTGCGAGTGCGCTGCTGTCGCTTGCGCGTAAGCTGCCGCAGGCTAGTTATGCGCTTGACTGTGCTGAGATACTGACAACGTCGGATAGCGAAGGCTTTGTGTGCTTGGTTCCAATCGAATCTTATTGCAGGTTTATCAGGACGGAAGATGGTCGCCAGCGTAGTCAGCTCTTTGAAGCCAACGTGCGGGACTACCAGGGGCGTACCGTCGTCAACGACGAAATACAGGACACGCTTACAAAGGGAGAAGGCGATGATTTCTGGTGGCTAAATAACGGCGTGACAATAATCGCCAGCAAGGCAGTTCAGAGATCAAAGACGCTGGATGTAGAAACGCCTCAGATTGTCAATGGATTGCAGACTTCTTCAGAGCTGCTGCAGTATGTGTCAAGGGGTATTCGGACTGGCGACTCTCGGAAGGTTCTTGTTCGTGTAATAGTTACAGAGGATGAGGCGGCACGGGATCGAATTATACGTGCTACAAATAGCCAGACGCAGGTGCAACAGGCGTCGTTGAGGGCTACCGAGAAAATTCAGCGAGATATCGAAGCTTTTTTTAGATCGAAGCAGCTCTATTACGATCGCCGTAAGAACTTCTACAAGAACAGTGGCAAGCCGCGCAATAGAATAGTTGGCATTCCTCAGCTAGCACAGGCTGTGATGGCGATCGCGTTGTATGCTCCGAACACCGCCCGAGCGCGACCTTCGTCGCTGTTGAAGCGAGACGAGACCTACCTGCAGGTCTTTAATCCCAAGTATCCAATCCAAATGTACCACGCGTGCGCCATTGTTGTACGCAAGGTTGATGAGCGGCTCCGCGGAGATCGCTGGAGCATGAGTTCGCGCGAACGCAATAACCTTAAGTTTTATGTGGCGTATTACGTAGTCGCTCGCAAGCTAAGGCAGAAGAATCCTAAGGCATCTGCGCTAGCGAAACTCGATCCATCTTCGATTACAGCTAAAGCTATTGATGACGCAGTAAAGGTGGTTAAGAAGGAGTATGTAGCACTTGGTGGTACTGATGATGTCGCAAAGGGAAGTGGGCTGATTACCGCGGTGCGAGGTCTGTTGTAG
- the hemH gene encoding Ferrochelatase yields the protein MSADANPKDTPYDAVLVVSFGGPEGPDDVMPFLENVLRGKNVPRERMLEVSEHYQHFGGVSPINGQCRELIAALEKELAEHGPQLPVYWGNRNWAPMLPDTLRQMKADGVKRAIAFFTSTFSCYSGCRQYRENILAACEEVGDGAPRVDKLRMPYNHPGFIETNATNLRAALDQIPADRRDGAKVLFTAHSIPLSMAENCKYERQLTEASRLAAESVGCTNWELVYQSRSGPPQQPWLEPDVCDRIEEIHKEGGLDDLVLLPIGFVSDHMEVLFDLDTEAKELCEKLGVNFVRAATIGTHPRAIRMIRELLEERIATERGESPDRPAVGQYPANHDVCPADCCTYTPRRPPARS from the coding sequence ATGTCAGCCGACGCCAACCCCAAAGATACTCCCTACGACGCCGTGCTCGTTGTCTCCTTTGGCGGACCCGAAGGGCCCGACGACGTGATGCCGTTCCTCGAGAACGTGCTGCGGGGCAAGAATGTGCCGCGTGAGCGGATGCTCGAGGTCTCTGAGCACTACCAGCATTTCGGCGGGGTGAGCCCGATCAACGGGCAGTGCCGCGAGTTGATCGCCGCCCTAGAGAAGGAACTGGCCGAGCACGGTCCGCAGCTGCCCGTTTACTGGGGCAACCGGAACTGGGCGCCGATGCTGCCCGACACGCTCCGCCAGATGAAGGCGGACGGCGTGAAGCGGGCGATCGCCTTCTTCACCAGCACGTTCAGCTGCTACTCCGGTTGCCGGCAGTACCGTGAAAACATTCTGGCGGCCTGCGAAGAGGTCGGCGACGGCGCGCCGCGCGTCGATAAGCTGCGGATGCCGTACAACCACCCCGGCTTCATCGAGACCAACGCGACGAACCTCCGCGCGGCGCTCGACCAGATCCCCGCCGATCGCCGCGACGGCGCCAAGGTGCTGTTCACGGCGCACAGCATCCCGCTGTCGATGGCGGAGAACTGCAAGTACGAGCGCCAACTGACCGAGGCGAGCCGCCTCGCCGCCGAGTCGGTCGGCTGTACGAACTGGGAGCTGGTCTACCAGAGCCGCAGCGGCCCGCCCCAGCAGCCGTGGCTCGAGCCCGATGTCTGCGACCGGATCGAGGAGATCCACAAGGAAGGAGGTCTGGACGACTTGGTGCTCTTGCCGATCGGCTTCGTCTCCGACCACATGGAAGTGCTGTTCGATCTGGACACCGAGGCGAAGGAGCTGTGCGAGAAGCTCGGCGTGAACTTCGTCCGCGCGGCGACGATCGGCACGCACCCGCGGGCGATCCGGATGATCCGCGAGCTGCTCGAGGAGCGGATCGCCACCGAGCGGGGCGAGTCGCCCGACCGGCCCGCGGTCGGGCAGTACCCGGCCAACCACGACGTCTGCCCCGCCGACTGCTGCACCTACACCCCCCGCCGCCCGCCGGCTCGTTCGTGA
- the icd gene encoding Isocitrate dehydrogenase [NADP] yields the protein MSAPITMNDGKLVVPDEPIIPFIEGDGTGPDIWRASQATLDAAVEKAYGGGKKIAWKEVLAGQKAKDQTGEWLPDATLDAFRTYLVGIKGPLTTPTGGGIRSLNVALRQILDLYTCLRPVQYFAGVPSPVVKPELTDMVIFRENSEDIYAGIEFEHGTEDCDKVKQLLAEAFPERFKKVRFPETAGIGIKPVSQQGTARLVKAAIQYAIDNDKESVTLVHKGNIMKFTEGAFMKWGYETAASQFDAAPLDGGPWHVIKKGTHGAKRDIVIKDVIADAMLQQILTRPAEYDVIATLNLNGDYISDALAACVGGIGIAPGGNINYDTGHAIFEATHGTAPKYADQDKVNPGSVILSGEMMLRHLGWTEAADLIIKGLNGAIGAKTVTYDFERLMKGATLVKCSEFGEAIVKHMG from the coding sequence ATGTCTGCCCCCATCACGATGAACGACGGCAAGCTGGTCGTCCCCGACGAGCCGATCATCCCGTTCATCGAGGGCGATGGCACCGGGCCCGACATCTGGCGCGCCAGCCAGGCCACGCTCGACGCCGCGGTCGAGAAGGCGTACGGCGGCGGCAAGAAGATCGCCTGGAAGGAGGTCCTCGCCGGCCAAAAGGCGAAGGACCAGACGGGCGAGTGGCTCCCCGACGCCACGCTCGACGCCTTCCGCACCTACCTGGTCGGCATCAAGGGCCCGCTCACCACGCCCACCGGCGGTGGCATCCGCTCGCTGAACGTCGCCCTGCGGCAGATCCTCGACCTGTACACCTGCCTGCGGCCCGTCCAGTACTTCGCGGGCGTCCCCTCGCCGGTGGTGAAGCCGGAGCTGACCGACATGGTCATCTTCCGCGAGAACTCCGAGGACATCTACGCCGGCATCGAGTTCGAGCACGGCACGGAAGATTGCGACAAGGTGAAGCAGCTCCTCGCCGAGGCGTTCCCCGAGCGTTTCAAGAAGGTCCGCTTCCCCGAGACCGCCGGCATTGGCATCAAGCCGGTCAGCCAGCAGGGGACCGCGCGCCTGGTGAAGGCCGCCATCCAGTACGCGATCGACAACGACAAGGAGTCGGTCACGCTGGTCCACAAGGGGAACATCATGAAGTTCACCGAGGGCGCCTTCATGAAGTGGGGCTACGAGACGGCCGCTTCGCAGTTCGACGCGGCCCCGCTCGACGGCGGGCCGTGGCACGTCATCAAGAAGGGGACGCACGGCGCCAAGCGGGACATCGTCATCAAAGACGTGATCGCCGACGCGATGCTCCAGCAGATCCTCACCCGCCCCGCCGAGTACGATGTGATCGCCACGCTCAACCTGAACGGCGACTACATCAGTGACGCGCTCGCGGCGTGCGTCGGTGGCATCGGCATCGCGCCGGGCGGCAACATCAACTACGACACGGGCCACGCCATCTTCGAGGCCACGCACGGCACCGCGCCCAAGTACGCCGACCAGGACAAGGTGAACCCGGGCAGCGTGATCCTGAGCGGCGAGATGATGCTCCGCCACCTCGGCTGGACCGAGGCGGCCGACCTGATCATCAAAGGCCTGAACGGCGCGATCGGCGCAAAGACGGTCACCTACGACTTCGAGCGCCTGATGAAGGGCGCCACCCTGGTGAAGTGCAGCGAGTTCGGCGAAGCGATCGTGAAACACATGGGGTGA
- a CDS encoding Xylose isomerase-like TIM barrel has product MIRPAEKLKTPSATRRGFLQTTAAAATLAATPRWATAAEGAGEQASQKIVPFRISLAEWSLHRTFGRDGQDNLRFPQVAREDFDLEAIEYVTAFFGGKETDAAYLADLNQRCADHDVRSLLIMVDREGALGDADSGKRTQAIDNHKKWLEAAKTLGCHSIRVNAQSSGSYADQLALAADGLGRLGEIADQYGLNVLVENHGGLSSNGAWLAGVMRRVGRPNVGTLPDFGNFCISGRGTPDAVWYDRYQGMEDLMPFAKAVSAKSHAFDASGEETDTDFARVMKTVLHAGYSGYVGIEWEGGQPDEHEGIRLTKALLEKVRDAA; this is encoded by the coding sequence GTGATTCGACCCGCCGAGAAGCTCAAGACCCCGTCCGCCACGCGGCGAGGGTTCCTGCAAACCACGGCCGCCGCGGCCACCCTGGCCGCCACGCCCCGCTGGGCGACGGCCGCCGAAGGGGCCGGCGAGCAGGCGAGCCAGAAGATCGTCCCGTTCCGCATCTCCCTCGCGGAATGGTCGCTGCACCGGACCTTCGGCCGCGACGGCCAGGACAACCTGCGGTTCCCCCAAGTCGCCCGGGAGGACTTCGACCTCGAGGCGATCGAGTACGTGACCGCCTTTTTCGGCGGGAAAGAGACCGATGCGGCCTACCTGGCGGACCTGAACCAGCGCTGTGCCGACCACGACGTCCGCAGCCTGCTGATCATGGTCGATCGCGAGGGCGCCCTGGGCGACGCCGACTCCGGGAAGCGGACCCAAGCGATCGACAACCACAAGAAGTGGCTCGAGGCGGCCAAGACGCTCGGCTGCCACTCGATCCGCGTGAACGCCCAATCGAGCGGGAGCTACGCCGACCAGCTAGCACTCGCGGCGGACGGCCTCGGGCGGCTGGGCGAGATCGCCGACCAGTACGGCCTGAACGTCCTGGTCGAGAACCACGGCGGCCTGTCGAGCAACGGGGCCTGGCTCGCCGGCGTGATGCGGCGGGTGGGACGTCCGAACGTCGGCACGCTGCCTGACTTTGGCAACTTCTGCATCAGCGGCCGGGGCACTCCGGACGCCGTCTGGTACGACCGCTACCAGGGCATGGAGGACCTGATGCCCTTCGCTAAAGCGGTCTCCGCCAAGAGCCATGCGTTTGACGCATCGGGCGAGGAGACCGATACCGATTTTGCACGGGTTATGAAAACCGTGCTCCACGCGGGGTACAGCGGCTACGTCGGCATCGAGTGGGAAGGGGGCCAACCCGACGAGCACGAGGGCATCCGCCTGACCAAGGCCCTGCTCGAGAAGGTCCGAGACGCCGCCTGA
- a CDS encoding Zinc-type alcohol dehydrogenase-like protein, producing the protein MKAIGYPKTGPISEPDSLVEFDAPAPEVGPRDLLVEVRGVSVNPVDTKVRVRAEPEGEPKVLGYDAAGVVRDVGAEVRNFRVGDQVFYAGDLTRPGTNSELHAVDERIVGKKPESLGFAEAAGLPLTSITAWELLFDSLGIEEGAGGGQTLLILGGAGGVGSILIQLAKKLTGLTVVATASRPETIAWVEKMGADHVINHRESLVDQMGALNLQPSFVASLTGTEGHFPAILEMIEPRGHVAFIDDPSHLDILPGKQKALHFSWEFMFTRSMFQTADLAKQHELLTRVSEMLDRGELISTVTNNLGKMSVESLKEAHTIQESGRAIGKNVLEGL; encoded by the coding sequence ATGAAAGCGATCGGCTACCCCAAGACCGGCCCCATCTCGGAACCCGATTCACTCGTCGAGTTCGACGCGCCCGCGCCCGAGGTCGGCCCACGCGACCTGCTGGTCGAGGTGCGGGGCGTGTCGGTCAACCCGGTCGACACCAAGGTCCGCGTCCGCGCCGAGCCCGAGGGCGAGCCCAAGGTCCTGGGCTACGACGCCGCGGGCGTGGTCCGCGACGTGGGGGCCGAGGTCCGCAACTTCCGCGTCGGCGACCAGGTCTTCTACGCCGGCGACCTGACGCGGCCCGGCACGAACAGCGAGCTGCACGCGGTCGACGAGCGGATCGTCGGCAAGAAACCGGAGTCGCTCGGCTTTGCCGAGGCAGCCGGCCTGCCACTCACCTCGATCACCGCTTGGGAGCTTCTCTTCGATTCTCTGGGCATCGAAGAGGGCGCCGGCGGGGGACAAACCCTGCTGATCCTCGGCGGTGCGGGCGGGGTCGGTTCGATCCTCATCCAACTCGCCAAGAAGCTCACCGGGCTGACCGTCGTCGCCACGGCGTCGCGCCCCGAAACGATCGCCTGGGTCGAGAAGATGGGCGCCGACCACGTGATCAACCACCGCGAATCGTTGGTCGATCAGATGGGCGCTCTCAATCTCCAGCCAAGCTTCGTCGCTTCGCTGACCGGGACCGAGGGGCACTTCCCCGCGATCCTTGAGATGATCGAACCCCGCGGTCACGTCGCGTTCATCGACGACCCATCGCACCTCGACATCCTGCCGGGCAAGCAGAAGGCGCTCCACTTCAGCTGGGAGTTCATGTTCACCCGCTCGATGTTCCAGACCGCCGACCTGGCGAAGCAGCACGAGCTGCTCACGCGGGTCTCCGAAATGCTCGACCGGGGTGAGCTGATCTCCACGGTCACCAACAACCTCGGCAAGATGAGCGTGGAAAGCCTCAAGGAGGCCCACACGATCCAGGAGAGCGGTCGGGCGATTGGCAAGAACGTGCTCGAGGGGTTATGA
- the yhdN gene encoding General stress protein 69: MPEPIQRPLAETGLKVSPVALGCWPMAGVTTLGASHDSGVATVRAALDAGVSHFDTAYVYGPNGESDRILAEALAGRRDEVVLASKVGVHYETAAPGEKPTMATCGRPEVLKAECDELLRRLKTDRVDLLYLHSPDPDVPIAESAGALAELMAEGKTLCVGASNTQLEQTEAFHAACPLSALQLPYNMLQRDIEERTLPWARDHGVAVMVYWPLMKGLLAGAMGRDHTLDDKDSRRGYPMYQGDEWQRNHDFVEELRMVADDAGVTVAQLVVHWTLFRRGITSVLCGAKRPEQIEETAGAMRFQLNPEQQEAIAGAIVARGEAEGKRSFT, encoded by the coding sequence ATGCCCGAACCTATCCAACGCCCCCTCGCCGAAACCGGTCTCAAGGTGTCGCCCGTTGCGCTCGGCTGCTGGCCGATGGCGGGGGTGACGACGCTCGGCGCCTCGCACGACTCGGGGGTCGCCACCGTCCGGGCGGCGCTCGACGCGGGCGTGAGCCACTTCGACACAGCGTACGTTTACGGCCCGAACGGCGAGAGCGATCGCATCCTCGCCGAGGCGCTCGCCGGCCGGCGGGACGAGGTGGTCCTCGCGTCGAAAGTCGGCGTCCACTACGAGACCGCCGCCCCCGGCGAGAAGCCGACCATGGCGACTTGCGGCCGGCCCGAGGTGTTGAAAGCGGAGTGCGACGAGCTGCTCCGCCGGCTGAAGACCGACCGCGTCGACCTGCTCTACCTGCACTCGCCCGACCCCGACGTGCCGATCGCCGAGTCGGCCGGGGCGCTCGCGGAGCTGATGGCCGAGGGGAAGACGCTCTGCGTCGGCGCGTCGAATACGCAGCTCGAACAGACCGAGGCGTTCCACGCCGCCTGCCCGCTCTCCGCGTTGCAGCTCCCCTACAACATGCTGCAACGCGACATCGAAGAGCGGACGCTCCCCTGGGCGAGAGACCACGGCGTGGCGGTCATGGTCTACTGGCCTCTCATGAAGGGCCTGCTCGCCGGCGCAATGGGACGAGACCACACACTCGACGACAAAGACAGCCGCCGCGGCTACCCGATGTATCAGGGGGACGAGTGGCAGCGGAACCACGACTTCGTTGAAGAGCTCCGCATGGTCGCCGACGACGCGGGCGTGACCGTCGCCCAGCTGGTGGTTCACTGGACCCTGTTCCGCCGCGGGATCACCAGCGTGCTGTGCGGGGCCAAGCGGCCCGAGCAGATCGAGGAGACGGCCGGCGCGATGCGTTTCCAGCTGAACCCGGAGCAGCAGGAGGCGATCGCCGGAGCGATCGTGGCCCGCGGAGAGGCCGAGGGGAAGCGGTCCTTTACGTGA
- the ligC_1 gene encoding 4-carboxy-2-hydroxymuconate-6-semialdehyde dehydrogenase, whose amino-acid sequence MPKARTRSRRRFLQAASATAAGSLFSPGPVWGLNPKSAHANERVRVAMIGCGLRGNQLSDNLPDDCQIVATVDAYLPRARRLAAKLPGEVESVADYRTIFDRDDLDGVMIASTGQHHVLPAMLACQAGRDVYVEKPLSNYFAEGRALVSAARRYERVVQVGTQQRTMEMDRFACELVRDGGIGELHAVECVNYGSAQPYPAEGLPEEPVPEGMDWDVWLGCAPHRPYNKRLCDWVSQKSSGWQGWRDYHVGGIGGMGAHSLDMVQYALGMDDSGPVELWPKGVDAAGIRRVDFRYANGVEVRSSYPSKRPFRGPRLGAIFVGSKCKIEINRNRFVTNPVDFVKDGPPAELAEKWEGPGWIARDHVADWLDAIKTRRRPNADVEIGHRTATVYHLISITRLLNRRLKWDPIAERFPEDDEANALLEMPRRKGWELPEVV is encoded by the coding sequence ATGCCTAAAGCTCGCACACGGTCACGACGCCGTTTCCTCCAGGCCGCTTCGGCGACGGCCGCTGGGAGCCTGTTCTCTCCCGGGCCCGTTTGGGGGTTGAACCCGAAGTCGGCCCACGCCAACGAACGGGTCCGCGTTGCGATGATCGGTTGCGGTCTGCGCGGCAACCAGCTCTCGGACAACCTGCCCGACGACTGCCAGATCGTGGCGACCGTCGACGCGTACCTGCCCCGCGCCCGGCGCCTCGCCGCGAAGCTCCCCGGCGAAGTCGAATCGGTCGCCGATTACCGCACGATCTTCGACCGCGACGACCTCGACGGGGTGATGATCGCCTCGACGGGGCAGCACCACGTGCTGCCGGCCATGCTCGCGTGCCAGGCGGGGAGGGATGTGTACGTCGAGAAGCCGCTCTCGAACTACTTCGCCGAAGGGCGCGCGCTGGTCTCCGCCGCACGGCGTTACGAACGCGTGGTGCAGGTGGGCACCCAGCAACGCACGATGGAGATGGATCGCTTCGCGTGCGAGCTGGTGCGCGACGGGGGGATCGGCGAGCTGCACGCGGTCGAGTGCGTGAACTACGGCAGCGCACAGCCCTACCCGGCGGAAGGTCTCCCCGAGGAGCCGGTCCCCGAGGGGATGGACTGGGACGTCTGGCTCGGCTGCGCCCCGCATCGGCCGTACAACAAGCGGCTCTGCGATTGGGTCTCCCAGAAGTCCAGTGGCTGGCAGGGGTGGCGTGACTACCACGTCGGCGGGATCGGCGGCATGGGCGCCCACTCGCTCGACATGGTGCAGTACGCCCTCGGCATGGACGACAGCGGTCCGGTCGAGTTGTGGCCCAAGGGGGTCGACGCGGCGGGCATACGCCGTGTCGATTTCCGCTACGCGAACGGCGTTGAGGTCCGTTCGAGTTACCCCAGCAAGCGGCCGTTCCGGGGCCCGCGTCTGGGGGCGATCTTCGTCGGCTCGAAATGCAAGATCGAGATCAACCGCAACCGCTTCGTGACCAACCCGGTCGACTTCGTCAAAGACGGCCCCCCCGCCGAGCTGGCGGAGAAGTGGGAAGGGCCGGGGTGGATCGCGCGAGACCACGTCGCTGACTGGCTCGACGCGATCAAGACCCGCCGCCGACCGAACGCCGACGTGGAGATCGGCCACCGCACGGCGACGGTGTACCACCTGATCAGCATCACCCGGCTGCTGAACCGTCGCCTCAAGTGGGACCCGATCGCCGAACGCTTCCCCGAGGACGACGAGGCGAATGCGCTGCTCGAAATGCCTCGAAGAAAGGGCTGGGAGCTGCCGGAGGTCGTGTGA
- the betC_4 gene encoding Choline-sulfatase: MRPGILAVSTVFLASTAAPTGADQPNVLLLCIDDMRPQTGAYGRPIMVTPNLDRLAAQSRLFRRHYVQVPTCGPSRACLLTGKNIKRQSEIQHHYLGSRLAGSSEPASPETVIHHFKQHGYHTVGMGKISHQGGGWFHDKERKSHAHELPHSWHEYLDDEGSRWGKQDQVHGYAFGKDRKADKMPPYERLEVEDEDYPDGRLARRAVNKLSDLAGSDEPFFMAVGFFKPHLPFAAPKKYWDLYDRDTIPLSPNPGLPAEVDPAFLHDSREFFGQYPGGREFGGAGKRLSNEYARELVHGYYAAVSYMDAQVGKVLDELERTGLNKNTIVLAWGDHGWHLGDHTIWGKHSCFDRSLNSLLMVKRPNQPAPGEATEALVATIDIYPTLCELASLPRPPGLDGESFVAAIDDPSHRGKPLVTSYWRHAISVRTDRWRLTAFDNSNQQAAMLFDHADDPHETRNVAADHPEVVGTLQRLVDEENPDYFPATTNGKP, from the coding sequence ATGCGACCTGGGATCCTTGCCGTTTCCACGGTATTCTTGGCGTCCACCGCGGCGCCCACCGGCGCCGATCAGCCCAACGTCCTGCTCCTCTGCATCGACGACATGCGGCCGCAAACCGGGGCGTACGGGCGCCCCATCATGGTGACCCCCAACCTCGATCGGCTCGCCGCGCAGAGCCGTCTGTTCCGCCGCCACTACGTGCAGGTGCCGACCTGCGGCCCCTCGCGCGCGTGCCTTCTGACGGGCAAGAACATCAAGCGACAATCGGAGATCCAACACCACTACCTCGGCAGCCGGCTAGCCGGCTCCAGCGAGCCGGCCTCGCCCGAGACGGTGATCCACCACTTCAAGCAGCACGGCTACCACACCGTCGGCATGGGGAAGATCAGCCACCAGGGCGGGGGCTGGTTCCACGACAAAGAGCGCAAGAGCCACGCGCACGAGCTACCCCACAGCTGGCACGAGTACCTCGACGACGAAGGGAGCCGCTGGGGCAAGCAAGACCAAGTGCACGGCTACGCCTTCGGCAAGGACCGCAAGGCCGACAAGATGCCCCCCTACGAGCGCCTCGAAGTCGAGGACGAGGACTACCCCGACGGCCGCCTCGCCCGGCGGGCGGTCAACAAGCTGAGCGACCTGGCAGGGTCAGACGAACCGTTCTTCATGGCGGTCGGCTTCTTCAAACCGCACCTCCCTTTCGCCGCGCCCAAGAAGTACTGGGACCTCTACGACCGCGACACCATCCCGCTGTCGCCCAACCCGGGGCTCCCCGCCGAGGTCGATCCCGCGTTCCTGCACGACAGCCGCGAGTTCTTCGGTCAGTACCCGGGCGGACGCGAATTCGGCGGAGCCGGCAAGCGGCTCTCAAACGAGTACGCCCGCGAGCTGGTGCACGGGTACTACGCCGCCGTTTCTTACATGGACGCGCAGGTCGGCAAAGTGCTCGACGAACTCGAGCGGACTGGCCTCAACAAGAACACCATCGTCCTCGCCTGGGGCGATCACGGTTGGCACTTGGGCGATCACACGATCTGGGGCAAGCACAGCTGCTTCGACCGCTCACTTAACTCACTCCTCATGGTCAAGAGGCCCAACCAACCCGCCCCGGGCGAAGCGACCGAGGCCCTGGTCGCGACCATCGACATCTACCCAACACTCTGTGAGCTGGCCAGCCTGCCCCGGCCCCCTGGGCTCGACGGGGAGAGCTTCGTGGCGGCGATCGACGACCCGTCGCACCGGGGCAAGCCGCTCGTCACCAGCTACTGGCGCCACGCGATCAGCGTGCGTACCGACCGCTGGCGACTGACCGCGTTCGACAATAGCAACCAGCAAGCCGCGATGCTCTTCGACCACGCGGACGATCCTCACGAAACCCGAAACGTCGCCGCCGATCACCCCGAGGTCGTCGGAACGCTGCAACGTCTCGTTGACGAAGAGAACCCGGATTACTTCCCGGCAACTACGAACGGAAAGCCATGA
- a CDS encoding Arylsulfatase: MLNYRPLTAFLVFLGVATSAWSDSAQRPNVVLIYADDISAREFPVYGSTVWSGHRGSDTTDPAARGRMPVVDRLAREGVWFANAWAATVCSPSRAMMMTGRYASTHKWWHNGDYGRVADGGKRQRDGGKRQRTVALYETSPLLIGHVAQQAGYATLWTGKTQMKSADLQRFGFDEGVFTPGYFPHLPPNQHTDFHLVPQGAYGKSKLIDKDTGKEVQSYGQMSWYWQPAVALMNHPGSDEPFEWWPNTAASRAGYGLHTYGPDVEIDLTLDFIDRQHAAGKPFFVYHTTHLGHDAYDWLRPDSTDKWPGTPILHWDGEAYSRTEPRVTGDRGEYDTHGTVTPPGMKSHLEYLDYTVWLYLRKLEELGQLDNTILILAADNGTSGYGKTIHDRQRGCHVPLIVSAPGAQLTKRGRLDQVASMADLLPTLADLVGTRIPADYELDGRSLWPLLTTGTDTHRDWTYAYKSERQLIRGQRVMRDGNARWWDVSEEPDDLIDFAPIKDWQTVSPAHRAERTRLESVLPGYDNYATEHDPPAGSLSE, encoded by the coding sequence ATGCTTAACTACCGCCCACTAACCGCGTTCCTCGTGTTTCTTGGCGTCGCCACCTCGGCCTGGTCCGATTCGGCACAGCGGCCGAACGTCGTGCTCATCTACGCGGACGACATCAGCGCCCGGGAGTTCCCGGTCTACGGCTCGACCGTCTGGTCGGGGCATCGCGGTTCGGACACGACCGACCCCGCCGCGCGCGGCCGCATGCCGGTGGTCGACCGGCTGGCGCGCGAGGGGGTCTGGTTCGCCAACGCCTGGGCGGCGACGGTCTGCTCGCCGAGTCGCGCGATGATGATGACCGGGCGTTACGCCTCGACCCACAAGTGGTGGCACAACGGCGACTACGGCCGGGTGGCCGACGGCGGGAAACGCCAGCGGGACGGCGGGAAACGCCAGCGGACCGTCGCGCTCTACGAGACCTCTCCCCTGCTGATCGGCCACGTCGCGCAACAGGCGGGCTACGCCACGCTATGGACCGGCAAGACGCAAATGAAGTCCGCCGACCTGCAACGCTTCGGCTTCGACGAGGGCGTCTTCACGCCCGGCTACTTCCCGCACCTGCCGCCCAACCAGCACACCGACTTCCACTTGGTCCCCCAGGGCGCGTACGGGAAGTCGAAGCTCATCGACAAAGACACGGGCAAGGAAGTCCAGAGCTACGGCCAGATGAGTTGGTACTGGCAGCCGGCCGTCGCCCTGATGAACCACCCCGGCTCCGACGAGCCCTTCGAATGGTGGCCGAACACCGCAGCGAGCCGCGCCGGCTACGGCCTGCACACCTACGGGCCCGACGTCGAGATCGACCTCACGCTCGACTTCATCGACCGGCAGCACGCCGCGGGCAAGCCGTTCTTCGTCTACCACACGACCCACCTGGGGCACGACGCCTACGACTGGCTCCGCCCCGACTCGACCGACAAGTGGCCCGGCACGCCGATCCTCCACTGGGACGGCGAGGCGTACTCCCGCACCGAGCCGCGCGTCACCGGCGACCGGGGCGAGTACGACACGCACGGCACCGTCACCCCGCCCGGCATGAAGAGCCACCTGGAGTACCTCGACTACACCGTGTGGCTCTACCTGCGGAAGCTCGAGGAGCTCGGCCAGCTCGACAACACGATCCTCATCCTGGCGGCCGACAACGGCACGTCCGGCTACGGCAAGACGATCCACGACCGCCAGCGCGGCTGCCACGTGCCGCTGATCGTCTCCGCCCCCGGCGCCCAGCTCACGAAGCGGGGCCGCCTCGACCAGGTCGCCTCGATGGCCGACCTGCTGCCCACCCTCGCCGACCTGGTAGGGACACGGATCCCCGCCGACTACGAGCTCGACGGCCGCAGCCTCTGGCCGCTGCTCACCACCGGCACGGACACCCACCGCGATTGGACCTACGCCTACAAGAGCGAGCGGCAGCTCATCCGCGGCCAACGCGTGATGCGCGACGGCAACGCCCGCTGGTGGGACGTGTCGGAGGAGCCCGACGACCTGATCGACTTCGCGCCGATCAAAGACTGGCAAACGGTCTCCCCCGCCCACCGAGCGGAGCGGACCCGCCTCGAATCGGTCCTGCCCGGCTACGACAACTACGCCACCGAGCACGACCCGCCCGCGGGGAGCCTCTCCGAGTAG